A stretch of the Candidatus Melainabacteria bacterium RIFOXYA2_FULL_32_9 genome encodes the following:
- a CDS encoding 1-(5-phosphoribosyl)-5-amino-4-imidazole-carboxylate carboxylase, with protein sequence MQYLRDLLEEYKNGLKNLDEVIAELKVLPYKDIDFAKIDHHRTLRQGFPEVIYCPGKENNEIVAIIAELKKKNRLVIATRADKSVADYVLSNLAGSIYHKKARIISYGEFPEKTTNNYALVISAGTADLPVAEEAVITLKAAGIKTETIFDCGVAGVHRIFNEIDKIQNASAIIVIAGMEGALASFVGGISGCPVIAVPTSIGYGANFEGITTLLSMLNSCASCVSVVNIDNGFGAANIASMIVKQSKD encoded by the coding sequence ATGCAATATTTAAGAGATTTATTAGAAGAATATAAAAATGGTCTTAAGAACCTCGATGAAGTTATAGCAGAATTAAAAGTTTTACCATATAAAGATATTGATTTTGCTAAAATTGACCATCATAGAACATTGAGGCAGGGTTTCCCAGAGGTTATATACTGTCCGGGAAAAGAAAATAATGAGATAGTCGCTATAATTGCTGAATTAAAGAAAAAAAATCGTCTGGTTATAGCAACAAGAGCAGACAAGAGTGTCGCTGATTATGTTTTATCGAACTTAGCAGGTAGTATTTACCATAAAAAAGCTAGAATAATAAGTTATGGAGAGTTTCCTGAAAAAACTACCAATAACTATGCTCTTGTTATTTCAGCAGGAACAGCAGACTTACCCGTTGCTGAAGAAGCAGTAATAACTCTAAAAGCAGCAGGAATTAAAACAGAAACCATTTTTGATTGCGGAGTTGCAGGAGTCCATAGGATTTTTAACGAAATAGATAAAATACAAAATGCTTCAGCAATAATTGTCATCGCTGGAATGGAAGGAGCTTTAGCTAGTTTTGTTGGTGGAATATCAGGATGTCCTGTAATTGCAGTACCAACAAGCATTGGATATGGGGCCAATTTTGAAGGAATAACAACGCTACTAAGTATGTTAAACAGCTGCGCTTCCTGCGTAAGCGTGGTTAATATCGACAACGGATTTGGAGCCGCCAATATTGCTTCTATGATTGTAAAACAGTCAAAAGATTAA